From the uncultured Fibrobacter sp. genome, one window contains:
- a CDS encoding ZIP family metal transporter, translated as MNEPVLQIAQGLAIPFLGTVLGAACVFFMKKQMGQNLKRGLLSFAAGVMVAASVWSLLLPAISASESMGKLAFIPATVGFWAGILFLYILDKITPHLHLGSATPEGPKAKLKRTTMLTLAVTLHNLPEGMAVGIVFAGWLSGNVAITLSGAFALAIGIAIQNFPEGAVVSLPLRAEGASRKKAFALGALSGAVEPVGALITLLAAEALSPFMPYLLSLAAGAMIYVVIEEMLPEVSEGEHFDAGTILFAVGFTLMMVLDSAL; from the coding sequence ATGAACGAGCCTGTCTTACAAATTGCCCAAGGTCTTGCCATCCCGTTTTTAGGGACGGTTCTCGGTGCCGCCTGCGTATTCTTTATGAAAAAGCAGATGGGGCAAAATCTCAAGCGGGGTCTTCTCTCTTTTGCGGCGGGCGTTATGGTGGCAGCCTCCGTCTGGAGCCTGCTTTTGCCCGCCATCAGCGCCAGCGAATCGATGGGCAAACTGGCCTTCATCCCGGCGACGGTCGGATTTTGGGCCGGCATCCTGTTCCTGTACATTTTAGACAAAATAACACCGCACTTGCATTTGGGTAGCGCCACGCCAGAAGGCCCCAAGGCAAAACTCAAGCGCACGACCATGCTCACGCTGGCGGTAACTTTGCACAACTTGCCCGAGGGCATGGCTGTCGGTATCGTTTTCGCAGGCTGGCTTTCGGGGAATGTCGCCATCACGCTTTCGGGCGCGTTTGCGCTTGCCATAGGCATCGCCATCCAGAATTTCCCTGAAGGGGCGGTGGTTTCGCTCCCGCTCCGTGCCGAAGGGGCTTCCCGCAAAAAGGCTTTCGCCTTGGGAGCGCTCTCCGGAGCTGTAGAACCTGTAGGCGCGTTAATCACGCTGCTTGCGGCTGAGGCACTCTCACCGTTCATGCCCTACCTGCTCTCGCTTGCGGCAGGCGCCATGATTTATGTCGTAATCGAAGAAATGCTCCCCGAAGTCAGCGAAGGCGAGCACTTTGATGCCGGCACCATCCTTTTTGCCGTGGGCTTCACGCTCATGATGGTGCTCGACAGCGCGCTATAA
- a CDS encoding MMPL family transporter, whose product MQVSRVNKVFARLGRFQVKFRWLILLVTAIVTFLACLGLPQLQMTSSEEEWFDDWDKVKIDQAHFNEKFGSDDGYMVMVRADDVFAPEVLQAIDKLSRRLENEVPYADRVVSLTHNLSIPVANDEGFEVIDPFEEGIPNAPQELEAKKRLILSRESLVNNIVSDDAKETWIILALKSYEGGVNFGKDSIAPFARNVIYSDEFKSDKFEMLPTGMSYTEMEENEVISRECAMRIGFGFLVMLVCLILFVRSLRGVVVSAIATVGGIASVLGINAWLGVVGDESMVALPVLLGMALSVGYSIHYINSFRMHFRRTGNRRESVICAVEETGWPILFTVITTVASLISFLFAGIRPIRWIGGISAGIVTMVYLYVIILIPILMSFGKNAKPDPTQVKSAGATKADILFEFFGRKVCRHSVIVAVISAAVMLLQIPGMMHIDVNMDYTETMGEKIPFVVRLKDMLSGKLGSLYDFNVMVEFENDDALKDPANMKRIEQLEQKLGTLQLTKISGDKPRVQSVTRLVKEMNRTLNADSIEYYKIPDAQDMLTQLLFLYEISDPDALFERMDENYKTTYIHIELAGYDANKIVEDLDSANAYAARIFPDAKTSVVGEVVNYAEMNGKLVGGLLRSFGGSFVIIAIMMILAFGSIKAGLIGMIPNVAPVLLIGGVMGYSGMPLDMITMIVMPMILGIAVDDTIHMNNHIKYGFERTGSYRHALLLSYREIGKTMGMTTFILCAMFFVFIFSPMGALHNVGLLSIVGLGAALLADYTLTTALVYLSKPYGKG is encoded by the coding sequence ATGCAAGTTTCTCGTGTCAACAAGGTTTTTGCCCGATTGGGGCGTTTTCAGGTGAAGTTTCGCTGGTTGATTCTGCTGGTAACGGCAATTGTGACATTTTTGGCGTGTCTCGGGCTTCCGCAACTGCAGATGACGAGCAGCGAAGAGGAATGGTTTGACGACTGGGACAAGGTGAAGATTGACCAGGCGCACTTTAACGAAAAATTCGGCAGCGACGATGGCTATATGGTGATGGTGCGTGCCGATGACGTGTTTGCGCCGGAGGTTTTGCAGGCGATTGACAAGCTTTCGCGCAGGCTCGAAAACGAGGTGCCTTACGCTGACCGCGTGGTTTCGCTGACGCACAATTTGTCGATTCCAGTCGCAAACGACGAAGGCTTCGAAGTCATCGATCCGTTTGAGGAAGGCATTCCCAATGCCCCACAGGAACTAGAAGCGAAAAAGCGGCTGATCCTTTCCCGCGAATCGCTCGTGAACAACATCGTCTCCGACGACGCGAAAGAAACCTGGATTATTCTTGCGCTGAAATCATACGAAGGCGGCGTCAACTTCGGCAAGGACAGCATTGCGCCTTTTGCTCGCAATGTCATCTATTCCGACGAATTCAAGAGCGATAAGTTCGAGATGCTCCCGACAGGCATGAGCTACACCGAGATGGAAGAAAACGAAGTCATCTCGCGGGAATGCGCGATGCGTATCGGTTTCGGATTCCTAGTGATGCTCGTATGCCTTATCTTGTTTGTAAGGTCGCTGCGCGGCGTGGTGGTGTCCGCGATTGCAACGGTCGGCGGCATCGCTTCGGTACTCGGCATCAATGCGTGGCTCGGCGTTGTCGGCGACGAGAGCATGGTCGCGCTCCCGGTACTTTTAGGCATGGCGCTTTCGGTGGGCTATTCCATCCACTACATCAATTCGTTCCGCATGCATTTTAGGCGCACGGGCAACCGTCGAGAATCCGTGATTTGCGCCGTCGAAGAAACGGGCTGGCCCATTCTCTTTACCGTCATTACCACGGTCGCGTCGCTGATTTCGTTCCTGTTCGCAGGCATCCGCCCCATCCGCTGGATTGGAGGCATTTCGGCGGGTATCGTCACGATGGTTTATCTGTATGTCATCATCCTGATTCCGATTCTCATGAGCTTCGGCAAGAATGCTAAACCCGATCCGACGCAAGTAAAGTCGGCAGGAGCCACCAAGGCGGACATCCTCTTTGAATTCTTCGGGCGCAAGGTGTGCAGGCACAGTGTTATTGTCGCAGTAATTTCGGCAGCGGTAATGTTGCTGCAGATTCCAGGAATGATGCATATCGACGTGAACATGGACTACACCGAGACCATGGGCGAAAAGATTCCCTTCGTGGTGCGGCTCAAGGACATGCTCAGCGGAAAACTCGGAAGCCTTTACGACTTTAACGTGATGGTGGAATTCGAGAATGACGACGCGCTCAAGGATCCCGCCAACATGAAGCGTATCGAGCAACTTGAGCAGAAACTCGGCACGCTCCAGCTCACCAAAATTTCGGGCGACAAGCCGCGCGTACAATCGGTGACGCGCCTCGTGAAAGAGATGAACCGCACGCTGAACGCCGACAGCATCGAGTATTACAAGATTCCCGATGCACAGGACATGCTCACGCAATTGCTTTTCCTGTACGAAATCTCGGACCCCGATGCGCTCTTTGAACGCATGGACGAAAATTACAAGACAACCTACATCCATATAGAACTTGCCGGCTACGACGCCAACAAAATCGTAGAAGACCTGGATTCGGCAAACGCTTATGCCGCCCGCATTTTCCCGGACGCCAAGACTTCTGTCGTGGGCGAAGTCGTGAACTACGCCGAGATGAATGGCAAGCTGGTCGGCGGGCTTTTGCGCTCGTTCGGCGGGTCGTTCGTGATTATCGCAATCATGATGATTCTTGCATTCGGGAGCATCAAGGCGGGCCTTATCGGGATGATTCCAAACGTTGCGCCAGTTCTCCTGATTGGCGGTGTCATGGGCTATTCGGGCATGCCACTCGACATGATCACGATGATCGTGATGCCAATGATTTTGGGCATCGCCGTCGACGACACCATCCACATGAACAACCACATCAAATACGGATTCGAGCGCACGGGCAGCTACAGGCACGCGTTACTGCTCTCTTACCGCGAAATCGGAAAGACTATGGGCATGACCACCTTCATCCTTTGCGCGATGTTCTTCGTATTCATCTTCAGCCCCATGGGCGCACTCCACAACGTGGGCCTGCTCTCCATCGTGGGTCTCGGTGCCGCACTCCTTGCCGATTACACGCTCACCACGGCGCTTGTTTACCTGAGCAAGCCATACGGGAAAGGTTAA